CCACCAGCCTTTCCTATCCCCTTTGAGCGGGTGGAGGCCCGAGCCTGGGAAATTCATGTCTTCGACAGCCTTCGCCGCATGGAGCCGGTCGAGTATGTCCGCCAGCTTCCGGGCGTGCTTGGGCTGGATTCCTTTCTTCGATCCATCGTAGAAAAAATTCTCCAGCCCTTTGTGCCGGAAGCTTTTGATCACTGAAATAAAGTGTAACCTATTGGGTTACGGACGTCAAATTGTTTTTACTTCTTGGTCCGTTGCCCACCCGCCGTAGTCCCGAGCCTGTCGAGGGGCGAAGGAGGGTCAGGACCTGATCCTATGGTTTTTTTTCTTGGCGCACAAAGACTTGACACAATGTATATGCAATGTACAACGACGCATGGCCCCAGGTTTTACGATTGACATCTATGTCTCGGAT
This genomic stretch from Deltaproteobacteria bacterium harbors:
- a CDS encoding type II toxin-antitoxin system RelE/ParE family toxin is translated as MIKSFRHKGLENFFYDGSKKGIQPKHARKLADILDRLHAAKAVEDMNFPGSGLHPLKGDRKGWWAVEVSGNWRVTFSFQEGNAEAVDYVDYH